The following proteins are encoded in a genomic region of Streptomyces sp. SLBN-31:
- a CDS encoding 1-aminocyclopropane-1-carboxylate deaminase/D-cysteine desulfhydrase, giving the protein MTGLDTLRPRLPSPVQELSDPRFARHGVRLLLKRDDLIHPDLVGNKWRKLAPNLEAAAGRTLVTFGGAYSNHLRATAAAGRLLGLPTVGVVRGQELAGRPLNPSLARCAADGMRLHFVDRSTYRRKTEPDTLARVLGAVGVREAYVVPEGGSNAAAVRACRALGEELGGHADVVGVACGTGGTLAGLAAGLAPGRRALGIPVLKGGFLTDDIQRLQEEAFGGPRGGWHLDDRFHFGGYARVPAALDAFAEDFEQRHAVPVERLYVAKLLYGLVALAEEGAFARGTTVAAVVTGRPFP; this is encoded by the coding sequence GCCTCCCCTCCCCCGTGCAGGAGTTGTCGGACCCGCGCTTCGCCCGCCACGGCGTGCGCCTCCTCCTCAAGCGCGACGACCTCATCCACCCGGACCTGGTCGGCAACAAGTGGCGCAAGCTCGCGCCGAACCTGGAGGCCGCGGCCGGCCGGACGCTGGTCACCTTCGGCGGGGCCTACTCCAACCATCTGCGGGCCACGGCCGCGGCCGGGCGCCTCCTCGGGCTGCCGACCGTCGGCGTGGTCCGCGGCCAGGAGCTCGCCGGCCGGCCCCTCAACCCGTCCCTGGCCCGGTGCGCGGCCGACGGCATGCGGTTGCACTTCGTCGACCGGTCGACGTACCGCCGCAAGACCGAGCCGGACACCCTCGCGCGCGTGCTGGGCGCGGTCGGCGTACGGGAGGCGTACGTCGTCCCGGAGGGCGGCAGCAACGCGGCGGCCGTACGCGCCTGCCGGGCACTGGGCGAGGAACTGGGCGGTCACGCCGACGTCGTCGGCGTCGCCTGCGGTACCGGTGGCACGCTGGCCGGGCTCGCCGCCGGACTGGCGCCCGGCCGGCGGGCCCTCGGCATACCGGTCCTCAAGGGCGGCTTCCTGACCGACGACATACAACGGCTCCAGGAGGAGGCGTTCGGCGGCCCGCGCGGCGGCTGGCACCTGGACGACCGTTTCCACTTCGGCGGCTACGCGCGCGTGCCCGCCGCACTCGACGCCTTCGCCGAGGACTTCGAGCAGCGTCACGCAGTGCCGGTGGAGCGGCTGTATGTCGCCAAGTTGCTGTATGGACTTGTCGCCCTGGCGGAGGAGGGGGCGTTCGCCCGCGGGACGACCGTGGCGGCCGTGGTGACGGGTCGGCCTTTCCCGTAG